A genomic segment from Neodiprion lecontei isolate iyNeoLeco1 chromosome 1, iyNeoLeco1.1, whole genome shotgun sequence encodes:
- the LOC124296583 gene encoding jerky protein homolog-like — protein sequence MSSTSSPLTSKRKRHVLTLEQKREILSKLDKGETGASLALAYNVGNATITDIKKNKDKILSFVSTSDGEHGAQKRKALKSAQNPVLDKALSEWFTQRRSLGQPISGPILCEKALDLNNRIGGSSDFKASSGFLKNFKTRHGIRELQVQGETLSADSEAAEKFKQNFATIVEEEGYSRDDVYNADETGLNWKSLPTKSLASRRETAAPGFKVSKERITAMTCANAAGTHRLPLLLIGKAKKPRCFKNVTGLPVIYKAQNSAWMDSRLFCDWYTNDFMKNVKEWRKAQHKTGRVLLLLDNAPSHPSAEVLNSLDPDFEVRFLPPNVTSLIQPMDQGVIEKMKRLYRKEVLRRLFMAEENTEDTDAWASLTERNLKNAWNKLWPPSEETQAEIREDISNCEQGGINEFVEIFHAIPGFTECDNDDAENWLKDDANDPGYQILTDDQIVSSVLHDEDSDSDDKHSDESVEASKQPSHGEAFGALETAMEWYEKQPECCQTQLLLLKRLRDLAAKKRASVVKQRKIMNFFPKK from the exons ATGAGTTCTACGTCTAGTCCTTTAACTTCTAAGCGTAAACGACACGTTCTTACCTTGGAACAAAAACGAGAGATTCTTTCTAAGCTAGATAAAGGAGAGACCGGTGCATCTCTAGCTCTCGCGTACAATGTGGGAAATGCAACAATCACGGAcattaaaaagaataaggataaaattttgtcatttGTGTCAACGTCGGACGGTGAACATGGGGCCCAGAAACGAAAAGCTTTAAAATCCGCGCAGAATCCAGTTCTCGACAAGGCTTTATCCGAGTGGTTCACGCAGAGGCGAAGTTTAGGACAACCAATTTCCGGTCCAATCTTGTGTGAGAAAGCTCTTGACTTGAACAATAGAATCGGCGGATCGTCTGATTTTAAAGCCAGCTCTGGATTTCtgaaaaacttcaagactCGCCATGGAATACGAGAACTTCAGGTTCAAGGGGAAACGTTATCGGCAGATTCGGAGGCTGCTGAGAAGTTTAAACAGAACTTCGCTACCATCGTAGAAGAGGAAGGATATTCTAGAGATGATGTGTACAATGCAGATGAGACTGGGTTAAATTGGAAGTCTTTGCCCACCAAATCTCTCGCATCTAGGCGTGAAACTGCAGCACCCGGATTCAAGGTGTCCAAAGAACGAATAACGGCTATGACATGTGCTAATGCAGCCGGCACTCATAGATTACCGTTATTACTTATCGGAAAGGCGAAGAAACCGCGGTGCTTCAAAAATGTGACTGGCTTGCCTGTGATCTATAAAGCCCAGAATAGTGCTTGGATGGACTCAAGATTGTTTTGCGATTGGTACACAAACGATTTTATGAAGAACGTTAAAGAATGGCGCAAGGCTCAACATAAAACTGGTAGAGTGTTGCTGCTCCTAGATAACGCGCCTTCTCATCCATCCGCTGAGGTATTGAACAGTCTCGATCCAGACTTCGAAGTCAGATTCCTTCCACCGAACGTAACATCTCTTATCCAGCCTATGGATCAGGGTGTGATAGAGAAAATGAAGAGATTGTATAGAAAAGAAGTTCTTAGGAGACTGTTTATGGCAGAAGAAAACACCGAAGACA CTGATGCGTGGGCATCGCTAACAGAAAGAAATCTGAAGAACGCTTGGAACAAACTGTGGCCACCCTCAGAAGAAACGCAGGCCGAGATTCGAGAAGATATTTCTAATTGCGAGCAAGGTGGCataaatgaattcgttgaAATCTTCCACGCCATCCCTGGATTCACGGAATGTGACAACGATGACGCCGAAAATTGGCTGAAAGATGACGCGAACGATCCCGGCTATCAAATTTTAACCGACGATCAAATCGTATCTTCAGTTCTCCACGACGAAGATAGTGATTCTGATGACAAACACAGCGACGAAAGTGTGGAAGCGTCAAAGCAGCCCTCTCACGGTGAGGCCTTCGGGGCTCTGGAAACGGCTATGGAGTGGTACGAAAAACAACCTGAATGTTGTCAAACGCAACTTCTTCTCCTGAAACGATTGCGGGATTTGGCTGCAAAGAAGCGAGCTTCCGTTGTAAAACAGAGGAAAATCATGAACTTTTTTCCAAAGAAGTAA